One genomic segment of Hordeum vulgare subsp. vulgare chromosome 2H, MorexV3_pseudomolecules_assembly, whole genome shotgun sequence includes these proteins:
- the LOC123425091 gene encoding uncharacterized protein LOC123425091, whose amino-acid sequence MDLTRLLSEDVLADVLRRVAPRDLAVCRCACKALRAVVDASGLLRTDLLPLAVGGIFINFRATLLSEFFARPSTGPTISGRFDYLPRPDDYLESLDCCSIVDHCNGLLLLDAYKGHYYVVNPATQQWYPLPTRPSMFKDADPDFAYQQYLAFDPTLSPHYQVFLIPHPRYKRKSVEDEVDRAMEESEWPPSMCALHVFSSRSGCWEERSFIRQGKAAGTIADMRSSDLDERRYAVYHGGTLYVHCKTDFIMRIYLTNDTYQVIKAPTDGELIECREFRLGRSEKGVYLASICRFGWFAYTSNTYRLQDINCNVYLKEYMESNEPPDEHVEQLLDKKIKLINSIKKTLVEAKVEWDSDNDDILDNEYMGTKSHQNNILQPIPA is encoded by the exons ATGGATCTGACACGGCTGCTGTCCGAGGATGTGCTCGCCGACGTCCTCCGTCGTGTCGCGCCGCGCGACCTCGCCGTCTGCCGCTGCGCTTGCAAGGCCCTGCGTGCCGTCGTCGACGCCAGCGGCCTCCTGCGAACGGACCTCCTCCCGCTCGCCGTCGGCGGCATATTCATCAACTTCCGTGCCACCCTTCTGTCCGAGTTCTTCGCCCGCCCCTCGACGGGCCCTACGATCTCCGGCAGGTTTGACTACTTGCCCCGTCCCGATGACTACCTCGAGAGCCTGGATTGCTGCAGCATTGTGGACCACTGCAACGGCCTCCTCTTGCTCGATGCTTACAAGGGCCATTACTACGTGGTTAACCCGGCCACCCAGCAGTGGTATCCTTTACCGACCCGCCCGTCTATGTTCAAGGACGCAGATCCAGACTTCGCATACCAACAATACCTTGCGTTTGATCCCACCTTGTCGCCCCACTACCAAGTGTTTCTGATTCCACATCCTCGCTACAAAAGAAAGTCCGTAGAAGACGAGGTAGACCGTGCTATGGAGGAATCTGAATGGCCACCGTCTATGTGCGCTTTGCATGTTTTTTCCTCAAGGTCAGGCTGTTGGGAGGAAAGGTCTTTTATTCGACAAGGAAAGGCTGCTGGCACCATTGCTGATATGCGATCTTCTGATTTGGACGAGAGACGTTATGCCGTCTATCACGGGGGCACACTTTACGTGCACTGCAAAACTGATTTCATAATGAG GATATATTTGACAAATGATACATACCAAGTAATTAAAGCACCGACGGATGGTGAACTAATCGAATGCCGAGAGTTTCGTCTTGGACGATCAGAAAAAGGGGTGTACCTTGCATCTATTTGTCGTTTTGGGTGGTTTGCATATACTTCTAATACTTATCGTCTTCAG GATATTAATTGCAATGTGTATCTCAAAGAGTACATGGAGAGCAATGAACCACCTGACGAACACGTGGAACAACTATTAGACAAGAAAATTAAGTTGATAAACTCCATCAAGAAAACGCTAGTGGAAGCAAAGGTTGAATGGGACTCTGACAATGATGACATTCTTGACAATGAATATATG GGAACAAAATCTCATCAAAATAATATACTGCAGCCAATTCCAGCGTAA
- the LOC123425092 gene encoding pentatricopeptide repeat-containing protein At4g25270, chloroplastic-like, with translation SSPLLAALPLHPTPRRRLAALRVLLPVSLLRRHPDLALRLLLIHASLGLLAYAHHIFDHLLPARTRRERAFPWNCLVAGYASVGRHDDALALYLQMDEEGAPRDGFTFESALRACSGARSAELGRAVHRDALTAGLAADVSVCDALVEMYAQCGDMEMACQVFDAMPERDAVSWNVLLGGLLGHGGLSAQATEAWRRMLGEGHKPDSVMLSAMLWHHPGDGKQGREVHVWVIRPWLETELSVANALIGMYSRKNELGHALSVFESMPVRDLASWNAILSAHSQDFRVLMMFCRMVDSGARPDETTFMAVLSACDNLGLVEGGMRLFSEMENKYRIQPTVQHCTSLVNMLGKAGMVREAYDLIIKQIGLLVVRCGIFAQKPLSFSVINPHSRRNGGGSTMAFSTPPQGNGGWMRWWAGWDASTRRGKAFGGRLWASYQ, from the exons TCCTCGCCCCTCCTCGCCGCGCTCCCGCTCCACCcgaccccgcgccgccgcctcgcggCCCTCCGCGTCCTCCTGCCGGtctccctcctccgccgccacccggACCTCGCGCTGCGCCTCCTCCTCATCCACGCCTCCCTCGGCCTCCTCGCGTACGCGCACCACATCTTCGACCACCTCCTCCCCGCGCGCACCCGCCGGGAGCGCGCGTTCCCGTGGAACTGCCTCGTCGCCGGATACGCCAGCGTCGGCCGCCACGACGACGCGCTCGCGCTCTACCTCCAGATGGACGAGGAGGGCGCGCCGCGCGACGGGTTCACCTTCGAGAGCGCGCTCCGGGCCTGCTCCGGCGCCCGGTCCGCCGAGCTCGGTCGGGCCGTGCACCGCGACGCCCTCACAGCCGGCCTCGCCGCCGACGTCTCCGTGTGCGACGCCCTCGTGGAGATGTACGCCCAGTGCGGCGACATGGAGATGGCGTGCCAGGTGTTCGACGCAATGCCGGAGAGGGACGCCGTCTCATGGAACGTCTTGCTTGGTGGCTTGCTGGGGCACGGTGGCCTCTCTGCTCAGGCAACGGAGGCCTGGAGGAGGATGCTCGGAGAAGGGCACAAGCCCGACTCCGTCATGCTGTCGGCGATGCTCTGGCATCACCCTGGTGATGGCAAACAGGGACGGGAGGTTCATGTCTGGGTGATCCGTCCTTGGCTCGAGACGGAGTTATCAGTGGCAAACGCTCTGATTGGAATGTACTCCAGAAAGAATGAGCTAGGCCATGCCCTGTCGGTGTTCGAGTCGATGCCGGTCAGGGACCTGGCCTCATGGAATGCTATACTATCTGCCCACAGCCAAGACTTCAGAGTTCTCATGATGTTTTGCCGTATGGTGGACTCCGGAGCACGGCCGGACGAGACCACCTTCATGGCGGTGCTCTCGGCGTGCGACAATCTAGGATTGGTGGAGGGCGGCATGAGGCTGTTCTCTGAGATGGAGAACAAGTACAGAATTCAGCCTACTGTACAACACTGCACCTCTCTTGTGAACATGCTAGGCAAAGCAGGGATGGTCAGAGAGGCATACGA tctaataataaagcaaattgggcttCTGGTCGTCCGTTGTGGCATTTTTGCACAAAAGCCCCTGTCGTTTTCAGTAATCAACCCGCACTCCA GAAGAAACGGCGGTGGCTCCACCATGGCCTTCAGCACGCCTCCACAAGGCAATGGAGGTTGGATGCGGTGGTGGGCGGGATGGGATGCATCTACTCGCAGGGGCAAGGCCTTCGGCGGCCGGCTCTGGG CTAGCTACCAGTGA
- the LOC123425090 gene encoding ubiquitin thioesterase OTUB2-like: METGTYSSELDVDKKRLPRLVDKHSKNFFKEKIKILCQHYTHFRRTRGDGSCFYRAFLFSYLENLGSMQGSQAEVTRLMEHVAMSRENFCRLKWDKAYFLNPEEYFSSVVSEFSYLVNSVANGLSSVELYNRSIQEIVPLRIISLLRLLAETEIRSQEDDYKSLLPKKTDAITYCCKELRPLDVEAKELPMRALTYALGIPLRVETVGEGLDRGIEVKRLDLLPRSESGKGPLHLVESYWSSVTTPEPQEIGSGNLLSSDGTPLLTLLCRPRHCDILYRN; this comes from the exons ATGGAAACTGGAACTTACTCTTCAGAGTTGGATGTTGATAAG AAACGACTCCCGCGTTTGGTTGATAAACATTCAAAGAATTTCTTCAAGGAAAAGATCAAG ATTCTCTGTCAGCATTATACGCACTTCAGAAGAACTCGTGGAGATGGCAGCTGTTTCTACAGGGCATTCTTATTCTCCTACTTG GAAAACCTTGGATCAATGCAAGGTAGTCAAGCTGAAGTTACTCGTCTAATGGAACATGTGGCTATGTCCAGAGAGAATTTCTGTCGTCTGAAATGGGATAAAGCGTACTTCTTAAATCCTGAAGAATACTTTTCAAGTGTTGTTTCT GAGTTCAGTTATTTGGTCAACTCAGTTGCGAATGG TCTGAGTTCTGTTGAGCTGTACAATAGAAGTATACAGGAGATTGTGCCACTCAGGA TTATTTCTTTGCTAAGATTGCTGGCAGAGACTGAGATCCGATCACAAGAAGACGATTACAAATCACTTCTCCCGAAAAAAACGGATGCCATTACG TATTGCTGCAAGGAGCTGCGTCCTCTGGATGTTGAAGCCAAGGAGCTGCCAATGAGGGCTCTAACATATGCGCTTGGCATTCCGTTGCGTGTCGAAACTGTGGGCGAAGGTTTGGATCGTGGAATTGAAGTGAAGCGCCTTGATTTATTACCCCGATCAGAATCGGGGAAGGGTCCTCTTCATTTGGTTGAAAGCTACTGGTCATCCGTCACAACCCCTGAACCACAGGAGATCGGAAGTGGCAACTTGTTATCATCTGATGGCACACCTTTGCTGACATTGTTGTGTAGGCCTAGGCACTGTGACATTCTTTATCGCAATTGA